One genomic segment of Vulgatibacter sp. includes these proteins:
- the murC gene encoding UDP-N-acetylmuramate--L-alanine ligase: MEMFRGRRPTIHFVGIGGIGMSGIAEVLLNLGYPVTGSDLKASETTKRLESFGAKSFVGHGAENVGSADVVVISSAVRRDNPEVVEARRHSIPVIPRAEMLAELMRLKYGIAVAGSHGKTTTTSMVAHLLAAGGLDPTAVVGGKLNNLGSNACLGTGEYMVVEADESDGSFLKFSPAIAVVTNIDPEHLDHYGDFDRLKGAFVEFVNKVPFYGLAVMCLDHPAVQALLPSLERRHVTYGLSPQADYRAEAIESSAFEMSFTVVRRGEAMGRFTLHMVGIHNVQNALAAIAVADDVGVTVEQMQEAFASFTGVQRRFTVRGEAGGVTVVDDYGHHPAEIRATLAGARKAFPTRRIVAAFQPHRYTRTRDLLGEFATSFNEADTLLVSEIYAASEEPIPGVSGEALVEAVRSCGHRDVAFVPHRNVLAQAIRERVRQGDLVITLGAGDISQTGPELLALLQS; this comes from the coding sequence CTGGAGATGTTTCGAGGCAGGCGACCGACCATCCACTTCGTGGGCATCGGCGGCATCGGCATGAGCGGCATCGCCGAGGTGCTGCTCAACCTCGGCTACCCGGTCACCGGCTCGGACCTCAAGGCGAGCGAGACGACGAAGCGCCTCGAGTCCTTCGGCGCGAAAAGCTTCGTGGGCCACGGGGCCGAGAACGTGGGCAGCGCCGACGTGGTGGTGATCTCGTCGGCGGTGCGCCGCGACAACCCCGAGGTGGTCGAGGCCCGGCGCCACTCGATCCCGGTGATCCCGCGGGCCGAGATGCTCGCCGAGCTGATGCGGCTCAAATACGGCATCGCGGTGGCCGGCTCCCACGGCAAGACCACCACCACCTCGATGGTGGCGCACCTCCTCGCCGCCGGTGGCCTCGATCCCACCGCGGTGGTGGGCGGCAAGCTCAACAACCTCGGCTCCAACGCCTGCCTCGGCACCGGCGAGTACATGGTGGTGGAGGCCGACGAGAGCGACGGCTCGTTCCTCAAATTCTCGCCGGCGATCGCCGTGGTCACCAACATCGACCCCGAGCACCTCGACCACTACGGCGACTTCGACAGGCTCAAAGGCGCCTTCGTCGAGTTCGTGAACAAGGTGCCCTTCTACGGGCTGGCGGTGATGTGCCTCGATCACCCGGCGGTGCAGGCGCTGCTGCCTTCGCTCGAGCGCCGGCACGTGACCTACGGGCTCTCGCCGCAGGCGGACTACCGGGCCGAGGCGATCGAGTCCTCGGCCTTCGAGATGAGCTTCACCGTGGTGCGCCGGGGCGAGGCGATGGGGCGCTTCACGCTGCACATGGTCGGCATCCACAACGTGCAGAACGCGCTGGCGGCGATCGCCGTGGCCGACGACGTGGGTGTGACCGTGGAGCAGATGCAGGAGGCCTTCGCCTCCTTCACCGGCGTGCAGCGGCGCTTTACCGTGCGCGGCGAGGCGGGCGGCGTCACCGTGGTGGACGACTACGGCCACCACCCGGCCGAGATCCGCGCGACGCTGGCGGGGGCGCGCAAGGCCTTCCCCACCAGGCGGATCGTGGCGGCGTTCCAGCCCCACCGCTACACGCGCACCCGCGATCTGCTCGGCGAGTTCGCCACCTCCTTCAACGAGGCGGACACGCTGCTCGTCAGCGAGATCTACGCAGCCAGCGAGGAGCCCATCCCGGGGGTGAGCGGCGAGGCCCTCGTCGAGGCGGTGCGGTCCTGCGGACACAGGGACGTGGCCTTCGTGCCGCACCGGAACGTGCTGGCGCAGGCGATCCGCGAGCGGGTGCGGCAGGGCGATCTCGTGATCACGCTGGGCGCAGGCGACATCAGCCAGACCGGGCCGGAGCTGCTGGCGCTGCTGCAGTCGTAG
- the murB gene encoding UDP-N-acetylmuramate dehydrogenase: MSFLAELQRHFRGELRENEPLAPRTSVKAGGAADLFARPADAGDLRVLLAAAADAEVPVTVLGGGANTLVSDEGVAGVVVKLPAWSGEAQVDEAGGTFVFGSGEPITKIPGAMKKHGLVGAEFLAGIPGTIGGACAMNAGTKNGETVRVVQAVEIASPEGARWWARDELVWRYRSCELPAGAVVTRLEVRLRRPAGEAELAASREAMEADLAYRKRTQPLHLPNSGSVFQNPPGDFAGRLIEACGLKGLRQGGAQIAEGHANWIVNLGGARAADVSFLIEKARAEVRERFGVELTPEVKRIGRWS; encoded by the coding sequence TTGTCCTTCCTGGCAGAGCTGCAGCGCCATTTCCGCGGCGAGCTGCGTGAGAACGAGCCGCTGGCCCCGCGCACCTCGGTGAAGGCGGGCGGCGCGGCGGATCTCTTCGCCCGGCCCGCGGACGCGGGCGACCTGCGGGTGCTCCTCGCCGCCGCTGCTGATGCCGAGGTGCCGGTGACGGTGCTCGGCGGCGGCGCCAACACCCTGGTGTCGGACGAGGGCGTCGCCGGCGTGGTGGTGAAGCTGCCGGCGTGGAGCGGCGAGGCGCAGGTCGACGAAGCGGGCGGCACCTTCGTCTTCGGCAGCGGTGAGCCGATCACGAAGATCCCCGGCGCGATGAAGAAGCACGGTCTGGTGGGCGCGGAGTTCCTGGCCGGGATCCCCGGCACCATCGGCGGCGCCTGCGCGATGAACGCGGGCACGAAGAACGGCGAGACCGTCCGCGTGGTGCAGGCGGTGGAGATCGCGTCGCCGGAAGGCGCGCGCTGGTGGGCCCGGGACGAGCTGGTGTGGCGCTACCGCTCCTGCGAGCTGCCGGCCGGGGCGGTGGTGACGCGCCTCGAGGTGCGGCTGCGCCGGCCCGCAGGCGAGGCGGAGCTGGCGGCCTCGCGCGAGGCGATGGAGGCGGACCTCGCCTACCGCAAGCGCACCCAGCCGCTGCACCTGCCCAACTCCGGCTCGGTCTTCCAGAACCCGCCGGGGGATTTCGCGGGGCGGCTCATCGAGGCCTGCGGTTTGAAGGGCCTGCGGCAGGGTGGGGCGCAGATCGCCGAGGGGCACGCCAACTGGATCGTGAACCTGGGCGGCGCCCGGGCTGCGGACGTTTCGTTCTTGATCGAGAAGGCCCGCGCGGAGGTGCGCGAGCGCTTCGGCGTGGAGCTCACGCCGGAAGTGAAGCGGATCGGAAGGTGGTCATGA
- a CDS encoding D-alanine--D-alanine ligase: MKGKKVAVLYGGRSSEREVSLRSGAAIHKALVAKGYDAELLDVDLDVAGKLRAMKAEVAFIGLHGRYGEDGCIQGLLESMGIPYTGSGVLASALGMDKVATKQVFKMRGIPTADYVAVRPDRMRELLIADLPFGLPCVVKPSSEGSSVGVHIVKTAEEFAAACEDAAKYKGDILIERYHRGREVQCAVLDDEALGVIEVKPAAEFYDYKAKYDSGGTTRYLYPAPLDEAMYRKVMDVTAEAHKALGCAGATRTDLILMDDGELIVLETNTLPGMTEASLLPKIAAGIGIDFPSLCERILQGASLKA; the protein is encoded by the coding sequence ATGAAGGGCAAGAAGGTTGCCGTGCTCTACGGCGGGCGCTCCTCCGAGCGCGAGGTCTCCCTGCGCTCCGGCGCCGCGATCCACAAGGCCCTGGTGGCGAAGGGCTACGACGCCGAGCTCCTCGACGTCGATCTGGACGTGGCGGGGAAGCTGCGCGCGATGAAGGCCGAGGTCGCCTTCATCGGGCTCCACGGCCGCTACGGCGAGGACGGCTGCATCCAGGGGCTGCTCGAGTCGATGGGGATCCCCTACACCGGCTCCGGCGTGCTCGCGTCCGCCCTCGGCATGGACAAGGTCGCCACCAAGCAGGTCTTCAAGATGCGCGGCATCCCCACCGCCGACTACGTGGCGGTGCGGCCGGATCGCATGCGCGAGCTCCTGATCGCGGATCTGCCCTTCGGCCTGCCCTGTGTGGTGAAGCCGAGCTCCGAGGGTTCCTCGGTGGGCGTGCACATCGTGAAGACCGCCGAGGAATTCGCCGCAGCCTGCGAGGACGCGGCAAAGTACAAAGGCGACATCCTCATCGAGCGCTACCACAGGGGCCGCGAGGTCCAGTGCGCCGTGCTCGACGACGAGGCGCTGGGCGTCATCGAGGTGAAGCCCGCCGCCGAGTTCTACGACTACAAGGCGAAGTACGACTCCGGTGGCACGACCCGCTACCTCTACCCGGCGCCGCTGGACGAGGCGATGTACCGGAAGGTGATGGACGTCACCGCCGAGGCGCACAAGGCCCTCGGCTGCGCCGGCGCCACCCGCACCGATCTCATCCTCATGGACGACGGCGAGCTCATCGTGCTGGAGACCAATACGCTCCCCGGCATGACCGAGGCCTCGCTGCTTCCGAAGATCGCCGCGGGCATCGGGATCGACTTCCCCTCGCTCTGCGAGCGCATCCTCCAGGGCGCGTCGCTCAAGGCCTGA
- a CDS encoding cation-translocating P-type ATPase, whose product MHTFLRPAAGEVMEQVQRTERTDWYALEVEEVERRLSASHAGLDTAEVRRRRERFGPNRLPEPAQKSDLVILLHQFTSPLIYILLIASGVTFLLGHYVDAAVILAAVLLNALIGFPQERKAERSVRALMHLVAPKARVLRDGHEREVESGELVPGDRVLLESGARVPADLRLAGATGLAIDESMLTGESMPAAKRIRTLAEGTPLGDRANLAFTGTVVTSGRGWGYVVAIGSGTELGAIAGSIEHEPRTETPLQIRMRRFAHVITLAVVVSALLAFGVGVALGERPAEMFLTAVALAVAAIPEGLPVVFTIALAVGVRRMARRKAIVRRLPAVETLGSTTVIGSDKTGTLTENRMTVLALWSGGEERALEEIPADESDPAHLALLAGVLDNEAEVYESEGGERSTGDPTEVALLVAGAHAGIDHEEARGTHALFAQIPFESERRYSATVRERGGHHRLWVKGAPERVLDMCTALQGRGGREPLDRERVLAAAHEMAGRGLRVLAFAWNDVPAPPAAEEELPEPRDLALLGLVGLMDPPREGVPDAIAAVRSAGVRVLMITGDHASTARAIGERLGLAEPGAAVLTGGELEALDEAALRGAVGQISIYARMAPDHKLRVVKALQANGEVVAVTGDGVNDAPALRAADIGVAMGRSGTDVAREAADLVLTTDDFVSIGAAVEQGRITFDNVRKVTFFLVSTGLASVLVILAAMALRWPLPLLPAQLLWLNLVTKGLQDVSLAFEPGDPDLLRRPPRSRKEGIVSRLLWERTVIVGVVMAVGTLALFRWELDRTGSLAEAQTIALTALVVYSMFHVGNSRSDHRSLFRLSPFSNRFLLVATGAALVLHVLALYVGPTQFVLRVVPLDAAAWLRIFLVALTIVAAVELHKLLRHEPRGLQVRRRPAATPVPEERRA is encoded by the coding sequence GTGCACACCTTCCTCCGGCCAGCAGCGGGGGAAGTGATGGAGCAGGTGCAGCGCACGGAGCGGACCGATTGGTACGCCCTCGAGGTGGAGGAGGTGGAGAGGCGTCTCTCCGCCTCCCACGCCGGCCTCGACACGGCGGAGGTGCGGCGTCGTCGGGAGCGCTTCGGGCCCAACCGACTGCCCGAGCCGGCGCAGAAAAGCGATCTCGTCATCCTCCTCCACCAATTCACCAGCCCGCTCATCTACATCCTGCTCATCGCCTCGGGCGTCACCTTCCTGCTCGGCCACTACGTCGACGCCGCGGTGATCCTCGCTGCGGTGCTCCTCAACGCGCTGATCGGCTTTCCCCAGGAGCGCAAGGCGGAGCGCTCCGTGCGGGCGCTGATGCACCTCGTGGCGCCGAAGGCCCGCGTGCTGCGCGACGGCCACGAGCGCGAGGTGGAGAGCGGCGAACTGGTGCCTGGCGATCGGGTGCTCCTCGAATCGGGGGCCCGGGTCCCGGCGGATCTCCGCCTCGCCGGCGCCACGGGGCTCGCCATCGACGAGTCGATGCTCACCGGCGAATCGATGCCTGCGGCGAAGCGGATCCGCACCCTGGCGGAGGGAACCCCCCTCGGCGATCGTGCCAACCTCGCCTTCACCGGCACCGTGGTCACCAGCGGCAGGGGCTGGGGCTACGTGGTGGCGATCGGCAGCGGAACCGAGCTGGGCGCCATCGCCGGCAGCATCGAGCATGAGCCGCGGACGGAGACGCCGCTCCAGATCCGGATGCGGCGCTTCGCCCACGTGATCACGCTGGCGGTGGTGGTGTCGGCGCTGCTCGCCTTCGGCGTCGGTGTGGCCCTGGGCGAGCGCCCAGCCGAGATGTTCCTGACCGCCGTCGCCCTCGCCGTCGCGGCGATCCCCGAGGGGCTGCCGGTGGTATTCACCATCGCCCTCGCCGTCGGCGTGCGGCGGATGGCGCGGCGCAAGGCGATCGTGCGTCGCCTTCCCGCGGTGGAGACGCTGGGTAGCACCACCGTGATCGGTTCGGACAAGACGGGCACCCTCACCGAGAACCGGATGACGGTTCTGGCGCTCTGGTCGGGCGGCGAGGAGCGTGCGCTCGAGGAGATCCCCGCCGACGAGAGCGATCCCGCCCACCTCGCGCTGCTGGCCGGCGTGCTCGACAACGAGGCGGAGGTCTACGAGAGCGAAGGTGGGGAGAGGAGCACGGGGGATCCGACCGAGGTGGCTCTCCTCGTCGCGGGGGCGCACGCCGGGATCGATCACGAGGAAGCCCGCGGCACCCACGCCCTCTTCGCCCAGATCCCCTTCGAATCGGAGCGCCGCTACTCGGCCACCGTGCGGGAGCGCGGCGGCCACCACCGCCTGTGGGTCAAGGGCGCCCCGGAGCGCGTGCTCGACATGTGCACCGCGCTGCAGGGGCGGGGCGGGCGCGAGCCCCTCGACCGGGAGCGGGTGCTCGCCGCAGCCCACGAGATGGCGGGGCGCGGCCTGCGGGTGCTGGCCTTCGCCTGGAACGACGTGCCGGCGCCCCCAGCGGCGGAGGAGGAGCTGCCCGAGCCGCGCGACCTCGCGCTGCTGGGGCTGGTGGGCCTGATGGATCCGCCGCGCGAAGGCGTCCCCGACGCGATCGCCGCCGTGCGGAGCGCTGGGGTCCGGGTGTTGATGATCACGGGCGATCACGCCTCCACCGCCCGCGCGATCGGCGAAAGGCTGGGGCTCGCCGAGCCCGGCGCCGCGGTGCTCACCGGCGGCGAGCTCGAGGCGCTCGACGAGGCGGCGCTCCGCGGCGCGGTGGGCCAGATCTCGATCTACGCGCGCATGGCCCCGGACCACAAACTGCGGGTGGTCAAGGCGCTGCAGGCGAATGGTGAGGTGGTGGCGGTGACCGGCGACGGCGTCAACGACGCGCCGGCCCTGCGGGCAGCCGACATCGGCGTGGCCATGGGCAGGAGCGGCACCGACGTGGCCCGAGAGGCGGCGGATCTGGTGCTCACCACCGACGACTTCGTGAGCATCGGCGCCGCGGTGGAGCAGGGGCGGATCACCTTCGACAACGTGCGCAAGGTCACCTTCTTCCTGGTGAGCACCGGCCTCGCTTCGGTGCTGGTGATCCTCGCGGCGATGGCGCTGCGCTGGCCGCTGCCGCTGCTGCCCGCGCAGCTGCTCTGGCTCAACCTCGTCACCAAGGGGCTGCAGGACGTCTCGCTCGCCTTCGAGCCAGGCGATCCGGACCTGCTCCGCAGGCCGCCCCGGAGCAGGAAGGAGGGCATCGTCTCGCGCCTGCTCTGGGAGCGCACGGTGATCGTGGGCGTGGTGATGGCGGTGGGTACGCTGGCGCTCTTCCGGTGGGAGCTCGATCGCACCGGATCGCTCGCCGAGGCGCAGACCATCGCCCTCACCGCGCTGGTGGTCTACTCGATGTTCCACGTCGGGAACTCGCGTTCGGACCACCGCTCGCTCTTCCGGCTCTCCCCCTTCTCGAACCGCTTCCTGCTGGTGGCGACCGGCGCCGCGCTCGTGCTCCACGTGCTGGCGCTCTACGTCGGCCCGACGCAATTCGTGCTGCGGGTGGTGCCGCTCGACGCCGCGGCGTGGCTGCGCATCTTCCTGGTTGCGCTCACCATCGTCGCGGCTGTGGAGCTGCACAAACTTCTGCGGCACGAGCCGCGGGGGCTCCAGGTGCGACGGCGGCCCGCCGCCACACCGGTGCCCGAGGAGCGGCGCGCGTAG
- a CDS encoding GFA family protein, with protein MKKTYAGSCHCGDVKFEAEMDLAEGTGKCNCSICAKTRSWATLVKPENFRLLAGEGALSDYQFGSKSMHHLFCKRCGVRPFGRGHLDVLGGDFLSINLACLDGVDAAELAAAPVRFSDGATDNWYEAPQVTSHL; from the coding sequence ATGAAGAAGACCTACGCGGGAAGCTGCCACTGCGGCGACGTGAAGTTCGAGGCGGAGATGGACCTCGCCGAGGGCACGGGGAAGTGCAATTGCTCCATCTGCGCCAAGACCCGCAGCTGGGCCACGCTGGTGAAGCCGGAGAACTTCCGCCTCCTCGCCGGCGAGGGCGCGCTCTCGGACTACCAGTTCGGCAGCAAGTCGATGCACCACCTCTTCTGCAAGCGCTGCGGGGTGCGCCCCTTCGGCCGCGGCCACCTCGACGTGCTCGGCGGCGACTTCCTCTCGATCAACCTCGCCTGCCTCGACGGCGTCGACGCTGCGGAGCTCGCCGCGGCGCCGGTCCGCTTCTCGGACGGCGCCACCGACAACTGGTACGAGGCGCCGCAGGTGACGAGCCACCTGTAG
- a CDS encoding helix-turn-helix transcriptional regulator produces MLETSARLLRLLATLQTRRFWTGNDLAGHLEVTPRTLRRDVDRLRSLGYAVEATSGHGGGYHLGTGTAMPPLLLDDEESVAVAVALRSATDTVAGLGETAIRVLVKVEQLLPARLRRRVGALQAMTVSVNRYPQTAVDPDRLATLAAACRDSTALHFPYRRREGSTAVRAVEPLRLAHAGGGRWYLVAWDVEREDWRTFRVDRIEGAIGLGARFVPRQPPGDLEAYVAESLAHAPFAHQARVKLRGSLEELSQRIPVWCGVLERLDDESCVLRAGAESLDGLVCQLVLCGSDFELLDPPELAPQLRAAADRLLRAAGPAPAATKGTRRERRARPGL; encoded by the coding sequence ATGCTCGAGACGTCCGCGCGGCTCCTCCGCCTCCTCGCCACCCTGCAGACCCGGCGCTTCTGGACCGGGAACGATCTCGCCGGCCACCTCGAGGTGACGCCGCGGACCCTGCGCCGCGACGTCGATCGGCTGCGCAGCCTCGGCTACGCGGTGGAAGCGACCTCCGGCCACGGCGGCGGCTACCACCTCGGCACCGGCACGGCGATGCCGCCGCTGCTCCTCGACGACGAGGAGTCCGTTGCAGTCGCGGTGGCGCTCCGCAGCGCCACCGACACCGTCGCCGGCCTGGGGGAGACCGCCATCCGCGTGCTGGTGAAGGTCGAGCAGCTCCTGCCCGCGCGGCTGCGGCGCCGGGTCGGTGCGCTGCAGGCGATGACGGTCTCGGTCAATCGGTACCCGCAGACCGCGGTCGATCCCGATCGGCTCGCCACCCTGGCCGCAGCCTGCCGCGACTCCACCGCCCTCCACTTCCCCTACCGCCGGCGCGAGGGGAGCACGGCGGTCCGCGCCGTCGAGCCGCTCCGCCTCGCCCACGCCGGTGGTGGCCGCTGGTACCTCGTGGCCTGGGACGTCGAACGGGAAGATTGGCGCACCTTCCGCGTCGACCGCATCGAAGGGGCGATCGGCCTCGGCGCCCGCTTCGTTCCGCGCCAGCCGCCGGGTGATCTCGAGGCGTACGTCGCCGAGTCGCTGGCCCACGCCCCCTTCGCCCACCAGGCACGGGTGAAGCTGCGCGGCTCCCTCGAGGAACTCTCGCAGCGGATCCCGGTGTGGTGCGGGGTGCTCGAGCGCCTCGACGACGAGAGCTGCGTGCTTCGCGCCGGCGCCGAGTCGCTGGACGGCCTCGTCTGCCAGCTCGTCCTCTGCGGCAGCGATTTCGAGCTCCTCGACCCACCGGAGCTCGCGCCGCAGCTCCGCGCCGCCGCCGACCGGCTGCTGCGCGCTGCAGGGCCTGCACCTGCAGCGACGAAGGGGACCCGCCGGGAAAGACGTGCCCGACCGGGGCTGTGA
- a CDS encoding cytochrome b/b6 domain-containing protein, with translation MQRKRPQPWPIRITHWLNVYLLIVMAGSGLQILVAYPFMGPQGDRAGWYPLDGWQPGPLLTVGDWLAGGRHWHFAFAWYFVATGVVYVGYLFGSGEWRRRLFLPRRDLPNAVETAKYYLRLRGTPPPQGLYNGLQRFAYTGTLFLGALAALTGLALYKPVQLQGLARLFGGYDPARAIHFLTLAALAGFTVVHVVLVVLHPRALASMFTGGRKEDVHEEERYEQPPGRPPPP, from the coding sequence GTGCAGCGAAAGCGCCCACAGCCCTGGCCGATCCGGATCACCCATTGGCTCAACGTCTACCTGCTGATCGTGATGGCGGGGAGCGGGCTGCAGATCCTCGTGGCCTATCCGTTCATGGGGCCACAGGGCGATCGGGCCGGCTGGTATCCGCTCGACGGCTGGCAGCCGGGGCCGCTGCTCACCGTCGGCGATTGGCTCGCCGGCGGACGGCATTGGCACTTCGCCTTCGCCTGGTACTTCGTGGCGACGGGCGTCGTCTACGTCGGCTACCTCTTCGGGTCCGGTGAGTGGCGCCGCCGGCTCTTTCTGCCGCGCCGCGATCTGCCAAACGCGGTGGAGACGGCGAAGTACTATCTGCGTCTCCGCGGGACGCCGCCGCCGCAGGGGCTCTACAACGGGCTGCAGCGCTTCGCCTATACGGGCACGCTCTTCCTCGGCGCCCTCGCTGCGCTCACCGGACTCGCGCTCTACAAGCCGGTGCAGCTCCAGGGGCTGGCGCGTCTCTTCGGCGGCTACGACCCGGCGCGGGCGATCCACTTCCTCACCCTCGCGGCGCTGGCGGGTTTCACCGTGGTGCACGTCGTCCTCGTCGTGCTCCACCCGCGCGCGCTCGCCTCGATGTTCACCGGCGGCAGGAAGGAGGACGTGCATGAAGAGGAACGCTACGAGCAGCCACCCGGCAGACCTCCACCTCCCTGA
- a CDS encoding molybdopterin-dependent oxidoreductase, with protein MKRNATSSHPADLHLPEAPRLVRPTRLQVAHVQKRGLEASRRALLGGLLAGSAAALGGCDSSNPRTGFLGAMERFNHRFQAWLFDPEQLAPEEPHAALTPPAAFPAYFISPVVPRAPRTWRLKVGGLVERPASFTVEELQQLPRTEYRIRHHCVEGWTAVAAWTGVSIRDLASHVGASPAAHYVDFRSFDFGYWSSWDRPSAFHPQTILAYGRNGDPLPPEYGAPLRLYSGVKLGYKMVKYLTEVNFLPAPTGGYWEDRGYEWFAGV; from the coding sequence ATGAAGAGGAACGCTACGAGCAGCCACCCGGCAGACCTCCACCTCCCTGAGGCGCCGCGCCTCGTCCGGCCCACGAGGCTGCAGGTGGCGCACGTGCAGAAGCGCGGCCTCGAGGCCTCGCGTCGTGCGCTGCTCGGTGGCCTCCTCGCCGGCTCCGCCGCGGCGCTCGGCGGCTGCGACAGCTCGAACCCGCGCACCGGCTTTCTCGGCGCGATGGAGCGCTTCAACCACCGCTTCCAGGCCTGGCTCTTCGACCCGGAACAGCTGGCGCCGGAGGAGCCGCACGCCGCGCTCACGCCGCCCGCTGCCTTCCCCGCCTACTTCATCTCGCCGGTGGTTCCCCGCGCACCACGGACCTGGCGGCTGAAGGTCGGCGGCCTCGTCGAGCGGCCCGCCTCCTTCACTGTCGAGGAACTCCAGCAGCTGCCCCGCACCGAGTACCGGATCCGCCACCACTGCGTCGAAGGCTGGACCGCGGTGGCCGCGTGGACCGGCGTATCGATCCGCGACCTCGCAAGCCACGTCGGCGCCAGCCCCGCTGCGCACTACGTGGATTTCCGCTCCTTCGACTTCGGCTACTGGTCCTCGTGGGATCGCCCGAGCGCCTTCCACCCGCAGACCATCCTCGCGTACGGCCGCAACGGCGATCCGCTCCCCCCCGAGTACGGCGCCCCCCTGCGCCTCTACAGCGGCGTGAAGCTCGGCTACAAGATGGTGAAGTACCTCACCGAGGTGAACTTCCTGCCAGCGCCCACCGGCGGCTACTGGGAAGACCGGGGCTACGAGTGGTTCGCCGGCGTGTAG
- a CDS encoding HD domain-containing protein: MSWDVRWDRLRAAAEAATAGAEPSHDFLHVLRVTENARRICEGEGADASIAVPAALLHELFNYPKDHPASHLSGEVCAERALDLLRAEGWEPAQAEAIAYAIRVHPFSRGITPETREAKVLQDADRLDSIGAIGVARLFATCSTMGRPFYDPADPFCLARDPDDKQWGVDHFFRKLLKIPAGLHTETARRMAAQRAAFIEAYLRQLGEEIGRPGPIFSDTEQL; this comes from the coding sequence ATGAGCTGGGACGTGCGATGGGATAGGTTGCGTGCTGCGGCGGAGGCGGCGACGGCAGGGGCGGAGCCCTCGCACGATTTCCTCCACGTGCTCCGGGTCACCGAGAATGCGCGGCGGATCTGCGAGGGCGAGGGGGCGGACGCCTCGATCGCCGTTCCAGCGGCGCTGCTCCACGAGCTCTTCAACTACCCGAAGGACCACCCGGCGTCGCACCTCTCCGGCGAGGTCTGCGCCGAGCGCGCGCTCGACCTGCTTCGGGCGGAGGGCTGGGAGCCCGCGCAGGCGGAGGCGATCGCCTACGCCATCCGCGTCCACCCCTTCTCCCGGGGGATCACGCCGGAGACCCGCGAAGCGAAGGTGCTCCAGGACGCGGACCGGCTCGACTCGATCGGCGCCATCGGGGTCGCGCGCCTCTTCGCCACCTGCAGCACCATGGGCCGGCCCTTCTACGATCCGGCCGATCCCTTCTGCCTCGCACGTGACCCGGACGACAAGCAGTGGGGCGTCGACCATTTCTTCCGGAAGCTGCTCAAGATCCCGGCAGGGCTCCACACCGAGACCGCCCGGCGGATGGCAGCGCAGCGGGCGGCGTTCATCGAGGCCTACCTCCGCCAGCTCGGGGAGGAGATCGGTCGGCCCGGCCCTATTTTCTCCGACACCGAACAGTTGTAG